Proteins from a genomic interval of Arachis hypogaea cultivar Tifrunner chromosome 10, arahy.Tifrunner.gnm2.J5K5, whole genome shotgun sequence:
- the LOC112716611 gene encoding uncharacterized protein — protein sequence MDSSSISSNDVVSKESMVDPFLVEALQNPRHRLTILRMELDIQRFLNNADQQHFEFPHFPSSYLRLAAHRVAQHYGMQTMVQDTGLDGQGSKILVRKLAESKYPVVRLSEIPAKQLENDKSEHKKIVIRPRPSKTSLNEASEAGTKGNTLRSVEERKEEYDRARARIFSSSRSFDSGDTSSPVPTDVKNSLIIKDENEASKIPMADPERCNSVRDISSTRVAILRDREKDRSDPDYDRSYGRYARNMPTSAVNMVPFNLPKAQPSFAQYDATFNPLGQMPQTQASLGYGPPSSPMMNPFAANGLNQTARDVAYVQWPSAAMMYAHSYDQFRHAVFQAPFGQQPLSFDYSQNY from the exons ATGGATTCATCGTCTATTTCCAGCAACGACGTCGTTTCGAAGGAGTCAATGGTTGACCCCTTCTTGGTGGAGGCTCTGCAGAACCCTCGCCACCGTCTCACCA TTTTGCGAATGGAGCTGGATATCCAGAGGTTTCTAAACAATGCTGATCAGCAGCATTTTGAGTTCCCACATTTCCCTTCGTCCTATCTCAGATTGGCTGCACACAGAGTTGCTCAACACTATGGTATGCAGACAATGGTTCAAGACACTGGCTTAGATGGCCAGGGAAGTAAAATTCTGGTGAGAAAATTAGCAGAAAGCAAGTATCCTGTGgttcgcttatctgaaatacCTGCTAAGCAGTTGGAAAATGATAAATCGGAGCACAAAAAAATTGTCATTAGACCTAGGCCTTCTAAAACTAGTTTAAATGAAGCCAGTGAAGCTGGGACAAAAGGAAACACACTGAGAAGTGTGGAAGAGAGAAAGGAGGAATATGATCGGGCTCGAGCACGTATTTTCAGTAGCTCTAGAAGCTTCGACTCAGGGGATACATCATCCCCAGTCCCCACAGATGTAAAAAATTCTCTCATCATTAAGGATGAGAATGAAGCTAGCAAGATCCCAATGGCTGATCCAGAAAGATGCAACAGTGTCAGGGACATTAGTTCTACCCGAGTTGCCATTTTGCGAGATAGGGAAAAGGATCGTAGCGATCCAGATTATGATCGTAGCTACGGAAG GTATGCTAGGAATATGCCGACATCTGCTGTTAACATGGTGCCTTTCAATTTGCCAAAAGCTCAACCTTCATTTGCTCAATATGATGCTACTTTTAATCCGTTGGGCCAGATGCCACAAACTCAGGCTTCACTTGGCTACGGTCCTCCGTCAAGCCCAATGATGAATCCTTTTGCTGCCAACGGATTAAATCAAACAGCTAGGGATGTTGCTTATGTACAATGGCCAAGTGCTGCAATGATGTATGCACATTCATATGACCAATTTAGGCATGCTGTTTTCCAG GCTCCGTTTGGTCAACAGCCGTTGAGCTTTGACTATTCACAAAACTACTAG
- the LOC112716613 gene encoding calmodulin-interacting protein 111 isoform X2, with amino-acid sequence MPSSNSNKKKHSKSKHEAASSAPPVTPPRTPSRPDDEADLAASLCLPEASRRYPSFIGASAVVAQVSAVDNAPNSTDSRIWLSELAMVSSSLAPGTLVSVSIASSMNRSVQLNPLKSLVDECVRCYGLETGKTLKDDVTGNYFVLATVFPSTKVLKNGVRLSSNISCTMGCPPLGTIVFVYPVQKQYLSGLANGSTELHYTESNCLSIYNCKELYLQLAPHKDGFQLDINNSASVTKSQVQSDSDIFASPSTPSNGSKFSNASVLSSPRFEDSASTIPIQNNQSMASFNIMDALGDESSKKLLQACATSWLYSRYLLLGNFVSVPMFSEVCIFQVIGAKKAPVDRADNYSSNGINNLCLEDSDVAENVNEAIVVNCETKVFLSLQSNAASKESIQRDLPSEKRKAEVANPSIYDNISKLGGLSKEYTVLKDIISSSVKDALSSFGLRITRGVLLHGPPGTGKTSLAQLCAHDVGVNFFQINGPEIVTQYFGESEQALHEVFDSAIQAAPAVVFIDELDAIAPARKDGGEELSQRMVATLLNLMDGISRTEGLLVIAATNRPDHIEPALRRPGRFDKEIEIGVPSPKQRLDILFTLLCGVDHSLSDLQVEHLATVTHGFVGADLAALCNEAALICLRRYANLKKSCGDFSNDITEQPTLMNGETNSRNQSGSATSSVSESDTSVASNAVLQLCMMDTTSESMEIISDSDKDHNLKVSFEDFQKARMKIRPSAMREVILEVPKVNWEDVGGQNEVKAQLMEAVEWPQKHRDAFNRIGTRPPTGVLMFGPPGCSKTLMARAVASEAGLNFLAVKGPELFSKWVGESEKAVRSLFAKARTNAPSIVFFDEIDSLAVTRGKESDGVSVSDRVMSQLLVELDGLHQRVNVTVIAATNRPDKIDPALLRPGRFDRLLYVGPPNETDREDIFRIHLRKIPCDSDVSIKELAHLTDGCTGADISLICREAAVAAIEENLGASVISMKHLKKAINQVQPSEVQSYQKLSAKFQRAVRSCDTNELDHMPHKSGYTSFNVRNVLKSCALLLPIPAVILYFWTARSG; translated from the exons ATGCCTTCTTCGAATTCGAATAAGAAGAAGCATTCCAAGTCAAAGCACGAAGCTGCTTCTTCTGCACCACCGGTTACTCCTCCTCGAACGCCGTCACGCCCCGACGACGAGGCCGACCTCGCCGCTTCTCTCTGCCTTCCAGAAGCTTCTCGAAGGTACCCTTCCTTCATCGGAGCATCTGCCGTTGTCGCCCAAGTCTCCGCCGTTGATAATGCGCCTAATTCCACGGACTCAAGAATCTGGCTCTCCGAACTTGCCATGGTTTCCTCTTCTCTTGCCCCTGGTACTCTTGTCTCG GTGTCAATTGCTTCATCAATGAACAGAAGTGTGCAATTGAATCCTCTCAAGTCATTAGTTGATGAATGTGTTAGATGCTACGGCTTGGAAACTGGGAAGACGTTGAAAGATGATGTCACAGGGAATTACTTTGTGCTTGCAACTGTTTTCCCTTCTACGAAG GTTTTGAAGAATGGAGTACGTCTGTCCTCAAATATTTCTTGTACAATGGGATGTCCTCCTTTGGGTACAATAGTGTTTGTTTACCCAGTACAGAAACAGTACTTATCTGGTCTTGCAAATGGGAGCACTGAACTGCATTATACAGAAAGTAATTGTCTCTCGATATataattgcaaggaattgtaTCTACAGCTTGCTCCTCATAAGGATGGATTTCAATTGGACATTAATAACTCAGCCTCTGTGACGAAATCCCAAGTCCAATCAGACAGTGATATTTTTGCATCTCCTAGCACACCTTCTAATGGATCAAAGTTTTCTAATGCTAGTGTGTTGTCTTCTCCAAGATTTGAAGATTCAGCATCAACTATACCCATTCAGAATAATCAATCTATGGCTTCATTCAATATTATGGATGCATTAGGAGATGAAAGTTCGAAAAAATTACTACAGGCATGTGCAACTTCATGGTTATATTCTCGTTATTTACTGCTAGGTAATTTTGTCTCTGTACCAATGTTTTCAGAGGTGTGCATTTTCCAAGTGATAGGAGCCAAAAAGGCACCAGTTGATAGAGCTGATAATTATTCATCAAATGGGATCAATAATTTGTGTCTTGAGGATTCTGATGTAGCAGAAAATGTGAATGAGGCAATAGTTGTCAATTGTGAAACAAAGGTATTTTTATCTTTGCAATCAAATGCAGCATCTAAAGAGTCAATTCAAAGGGATTTGCCCAGTGAAAAACGTAAAGCAGAGGTTGCTAATCCTAGCATATATGATAATATTTCTAAACTGGGTGGTCTATCTAAAGAATATACAGTTTTAAAGGATATAATTTCTTCATCAGTAAAGGATGCTTTATCAAG TTTTGGTTTACGTATCACAAGAGGAGTCCTTCTACATGGTCCACCTGGTACAGGGAAGACTTCCCTTGCTCAATTATGTGCTCATGATGTTGGGGTAAATTTTTTCCAAATAAATGGACCTGAAATTGTTACCCAGTATTTTGGGGAAAGTGAGCAAGCATTGCATGAAGTTTTTGATTCAGCAATTCAAGCTGCACCTGCTGTG GTATTCATTGATGAATTAGATGCAATTGCCCCTGCAAGAAAAGATGGAGGTGAAGAGCTATCTCAAAGAATGGTCGCAACATTATTGAATTTGATGGATGGAATTAGTAGAACCGAAGGGTTGCTTGTAATTGCTGCCACCAACAGGCCTGATCATATTGAGCCAGCTCTCCGACGACCTGGAAGATTTGACAAAGAAATCGAAATTG GTGTGCCGTCCCCAAAACAACGCTTGGATATTTTGTTCACTCTTCTTTGTGGAGTGGATCATTCTCTCTCAGATTTACAAGTTGAACACCTTGCCACTGTCACTCATGGTTTTGTGGGCGCTGATCTGGCCGCCCTTTGCAATGAGGCGGCGCTGATTTGTCTAAGACGTTATGCTAATTTAAAGAAGAGTTGTGGTGATTTTTCCAATGATATAACAGAGCAACCCACATTGATGAATGGCGAAACAAACTCCAGAAATCAATCAGGTAGTGCAACTTCATCTGTTTCAGAATCTGATACATCAGTGGCCTCCAATGCTGTATTACAGCTCTGCATGATGGACACAACTTCGGAATCTATGGAAATAATTTCTGATAGTGATAAAGACCACAATTTGAAAGTCAGTTTTGAAGATTTTCAGAAGGCTAGAATGAAAATAAGACCCAGTGCCATGCGAGAG GTAATCCTTGAGGTTCCAAAGGTCAATTGGGAAGATGTAGGTGGTCAAAATGAAGTCAAAGCTCAGTTAATGGAAGCTGTAGAGTGGCCCCAGAAGCACCGTGATGCGTTCAACCGTATTGGGACTCGCCCTCCTACAGGTGTATTGATGTTTGGGCCTCCAGGTTGTAGCAAAACCCTCATGGCACGAGCAGTTGCATCTGAAGCTGGGCTGAACTTCCTAGCTGTCAAGGGTCCTGAACTCTTCAGCAAATGGGTTGGTGAATCAGAGAAGGCTGTCAGATCATTGTTTGCAAAAGCAAGGACCAATGCCCCATCCATTGTATTTTTTGATGAAATTGATAGTCTTGCTGTAACCCGTGGGAAGGAAAGTGATGGTGTTTCAGTGTCAGATAGGGTCATGAGTCAACTTCTTGTTGAATTGGATG GTCTGCATCAAAGAGTTAATGTCACTGTCATAGCTGCTACAAATAGGCCAGATAAGATTGATCCTGCCCTTTTAAGACCAG GACGCTTTGATCGCCTGCTTTATGTTGGACCTCCAAATGAGACAGACAGAGAAGATATATTTCGCATTCATTTGCGTAAAATTCCATGTGATTCTGATGTAAGCATTAAAGAACTTGCTCACCTCACAGATGGTTGTACTGGGGCTGACATATCACTAATATGTCGAGAGGCAGCCGTTGCAGCGATTGAG GAGAACCTTGGTGCTTCAGTTATATCAATGAAGCATTTAAAGAAGGCAATCAATCAGGTCCAGCCATCTGAAGTACAGTCCTACCAGAAGCTGTCAGCAAAGTTTCAAAGGGCTGTTCGCAGCTGTGATACAAATGAACTTGATCATATGCCGCACAAAAGTGGATATACTTCGTTCAACGTTCG GAATGTCTTAAAATCTTGCGCATTGCTCCTTCCTATTCCAGCAGTCATTCTTTATTTTTGGACAGCCCGAAGTGGTTAA
- the LOC112716613 gene encoding calmodulin-interacting protein 111 isoform X1 — MPSSNSNKKKHSKSKHEAASSAPPVTPPRTPSRPDDEADLAASLCLPEASRRYPSFIGASAVVAQVSAVDNAPNSTDSRIWLSELAMVSSSLAPGTLVSVSIASSMNRSVQLNPLKSLVDECVRCYGLETGKTLKDDVTGNYFVLATVFPSTKVLKNGVRLSSNISCTMGCPPLGTIVFVYPVQKQYLSGLANGSTELHYTESNCLSIYNCKELYLQLAPHKDGFQLDINNSASVTKSQVQSDSDIFASPSTPSNGSKFSNASVLSSPRFEDSASTIPIQNNQSMASFNIMDALGDESSKKLLQACATSWLYSRYLLLGNFVSVPMFSEVCIFQVIGAKKAPVDRADNYSSNGINNLCLEDSDVAENVNEAIVVNCETKVFLSLQSNAASKESIQRDLPSEKRKAEVANPSIYDNISKLGGLSKEYTVLKDIISSSVKDALSSFGLRITRGVLLHGPPGTGKTSLAQLCAHDVGVNFFQINGPEIVTQYFGESEQALHEVFDSAIQAAPAVVFIDELDAIAPARKDGGEELSQRMVATLLNLMDGISRTEGLLVIAATNRPDHIEPALRRPGRFDKEIEIGVPSPKQRLDILFTLLCGVDHSLSDLQVEHLATVTHGFVGADLAALCNEAALICLRRYANLKKSCGDFSNDITEQPTLMNGETNSRNQSGSATSSVSESDTSVASNAVLQLCMMDTTSESMEIISDSDKDHNLKVSFEDFQKARMKIRPSAMREVILEVPKVNWEDVGGQNEVKAQLMEAVEWPQKHRDAFNRIGTRPPTGVLMFGPPGCSKTLMARAVASEAGLNFLAVKGPELFSKWVGESEKAVRSLFAKARTNAPSIVFFDEIDSLAVTRGKESDGVSVSDRVMSQLLVELDGLHQRVNVTVIAATNRPDKIDPALLRPGRFDRLLYVGPPNETDREDIFRIHLRKIPCDSDVSIKELAHLTDGCTGADISLICREAAVAAIEENLGASVISMKHLKKAINQVQPSEVQSYQKLSAKFQRAVRSCDTNELDHMPHKSGYTSFNVRRNVLKSCALLLPIPAVILYFWTARSG, encoded by the exons ATGCCTTCTTCGAATTCGAATAAGAAGAAGCATTCCAAGTCAAAGCACGAAGCTGCTTCTTCTGCACCACCGGTTACTCCTCCTCGAACGCCGTCACGCCCCGACGACGAGGCCGACCTCGCCGCTTCTCTCTGCCTTCCAGAAGCTTCTCGAAGGTACCCTTCCTTCATCGGAGCATCTGCCGTTGTCGCCCAAGTCTCCGCCGTTGATAATGCGCCTAATTCCACGGACTCAAGAATCTGGCTCTCCGAACTTGCCATGGTTTCCTCTTCTCTTGCCCCTGGTACTCTTGTCTCG GTGTCAATTGCTTCATCAATGAACAGAAGTGTGCAATTGAATCCTCTCAAGTCATTAGTTGATGAATGTGTTAGATGCTACGGCTTGGAAACTGGGAAGACGTTGAAAGATGATGTCACAGGGAATTACTTTGTGCTTGCAACTGTTTTCCCTTCTACGAAG GTTTTGAAGAATGGAGTACGTCTGTCCTCAAATATTTCTTGTACAATGGGATGTCCTCCTTTGGGTACAATAGTGTTTGTTTACCCAGTACAGAAACAGTACTTATCTGGTCTTGCAAATGGGAGCACTGAACTGCATTATACAGAAAGTAATTGTCTCTCGATATataattgcaaggaattgtaTCTACAGCTTGCTCCTCATAAGGATGGATTTCAATTGGACATTAATAACTCAGCCTCTGTGACGAAATCCCAAGTCCAATCAGACAGTGATATTTTTGCATCTCCTAGCACACCTTCTAATGGATCAAAGTTTTCTAATGCTAGTGTGTTGTCTTCTCCAAGATTTGAAGATTCAGCATCAACTATACCCATTCAGAATAATCAATCTATGGCTTCATTCAATATTATGGATGCATTAGGAGATGAAAGTTCGAAAAAATTACTACAGGCATGTGCAACTTCATGGTTATATTCTCGTTATTTACTGCTAGGTAATTTTGTCTCTGTACCAATGTTTTCAGAGGTGTGCATTTTCCAAGTGATAGGAGCCAAAAAGGCACCAGTTGATAGAGCTGATAATTATTCATCAAATGGGATCAATAATTTGTGTCTTGAGGATTCTGATGTAGCAGAAAATGTGAATGAGGCAATAGTTGTCAATTGTGAAACAAAGGTATTTTTATCTTTGCAATCAAATGCAGCATCTAAAGAGTCAATTCAAAGGGATTTGCCCAGTGAAAAACGTAAAGCAGAGGTTGCTAATCCTAGCATATATGATAATATTTCTAAACTGGGTGGTCTATCTAAAGAATATACAGTTTTAAAGGATATAATTTCTTCATCAGTAAAGGATGCTTTATCAAG TTTTGGTTTACGTATCACAAGAGGAGTCCTTCTACATGGTCCACCTGGTACAGGGAAGACTTCCCTTGCTCAATTATGTGCTCATGATGTTGGGGTAAATTTTTTCCAAATAAATGGACCTGAAATTGTTACCCAGTATTTTGGGGAAAGTGAGCAAGCATTGCATGAAGTTTTTGATTCAGCAATTCAAGCTGCACCTGCTGTG GTATTCATTGATGAATTAGATGCAATTGCCCCTGCAAGAAAAGATGGAGGTGAAGAGCTATCTCAAAGAATGGTCGCAACATTATTGAATTTGATGGATGGAATTAGTAGAACCGAAGGGTTGCTTGTAATTGCTGCCACCAACAGGCCTGATCATATTGAGCCAGCTCTCCGACGACCTGGAAGATTTGACAAAGAAATCGAAATTG GTGTGCCGTCCCCAAAACAACGCTTGGATATTTTGTTCACTCTTCTTTGTGGAGTGGATCATTCTCTCTCAGATTTACAAGTTGAACACCTTGCCACTGTCACTCATGGTTTTGTGGGCGCTGATCTGGCCGCCCTTTGCAATGAGGCGGCGCTGATTTGTCTAAGACGTTATGCTAATTTAAAGAAGAGTTGTGGTGATTTTTCCAATGATATAACAGAGCAACCCACATTGATGAATGGCGAAACAAACTCCAGAAATCAATCAGGTAGTGCAACTTCATCTGTTTCAGAATCTGATACATCAGTGGCCTCCAATGCTGTATTACAGCTCTGCATGATGGACACAACTTCGGAATCTATGGAAATAATTTCTGATAGTGATAAAGACCACAATTTGAAAGTCAGTTTTGAAGATTTTCAGAAGGCTAGAATGAAAATAAGACCCAGTGCCATGCGAGAG GTAATCCTTGAGGTTCCAAAGGTCAATTGGGAAGATGTAGGTGGTCAAAATGAAGTCAAAGCTCAGTTAATGGAAGCTGTAGAGTGGCCCCAGAAGCACCGTGATGCGTTCAACCGTATTGGGACTCGCCCTCCTACAGGTGTATTGATGTTTGGGCCTCCAGGTTGTAGCAAAACCCTCATGGCACGAGCAGTTGCATCTGAAGCTGGGCTGAACTTCCTAGCTGTCAAGGGTCCTGAACTCTTCAGCAAATGGGTTGGTGAATCAGAGAAGGCTGTCAGATCATTGTTTGCAAAAGCAAGGACCAATGCCCCATCCATTGTATTTTTTGATGAAATTGATAGTCTTGCTGTAACCCGTGGGAAGGAAAGTGATGGTGTTTCAGTGTCAGATAGGGTCATGAGTCAACTTCTTGTTGAATTGGATG GTCTGCATCAAAGAGTTAATGTCACTGTCATAGCTGCTACAAATAGGCCAGATAAGATTGATCCTGCCCTTTTAAGACCAG GACGCTTTGATCGCCTGCTTTATGTTGGACCTCCAAATGAGACAGACAGAGAAGATATATTTCGCATTCATTTGCGTAAAATTCCATGTGATTCTGATGTAAGCATTAAAGAACTTGCTCACCTCACAGATGGTTGTACTGGGGCTGACATATCACTAATATGTCGAGAGGCAGCCGTTGCAGCGATTGAG GAGAACCTTGGTGCTTCAGTTATATCAATGAAGCATTTAAAGAAGGCAATCAATCAGGTCCAGCCATCTGAAGTACAGTCCTACCAGAAGCTGTCAGCAAAGTTTCAAAGGGCTGTTCGCAGCTGTGATACAAATGAACTTGATCATATGCCGCACAAAAGTGGATATACTTCGTTCAACGTTCG CAGGAATGTCTTAAAATCTTGCGCATTGCTCCTTCCTATTCCAGCAGTCATTCTTTATTTTTGGACAGCCCGAAGTGGTTAA
- the LOC112716615 gene encoding G2/mitotic-specific cyclin S13-7 produces MASRPIVPQQARGDAIVRGGKQQQEQKKNGAGNRKALGEIGNLVTVKGVEVKPNRPITRSFCAQLLANAQKEAAAENNKKQVCANVGGPAPHGVAVATKRVAPKPAANKNVTTKPKPAVVEVIDISSEKETPKDKPVNKNKKEADGNSKKKSHTLTSVLTARSKAACDLSKKPKEQIVDIDASDVNDELAAVEYIEDIYKFYKLVENESRPHDYMNSQPEINEKMRAILVDWLTDVHTKFDLSTETLYLTINIIDRFLAVKTVPRKELQLVGISAMLMASKYEEIWPPEVNDFVCLSDRAYTNEQILVMEKVILDKLEWTLTVPTPFVFLVRFIKASVPDEQLESMAHFLSELGMMHYATLMYCPSMVAASAVFAARCTLNKTPLWSDTLKLHTGYTQEQLMDCAKLLVSFHSNVGNGKLKVLYRKYSDPQKGAVAVLPPAKYLLREASSVSSGSTH; encoded by the exons ATGGCTTCAAGACCCATCGTTCCTCAACAAGCAAGAG GTGATGCAATCGTAAGAGGAGGGAAGCAGCAACAGGAGCAGAAGAAGAATGGTGCCGGAAACCGTAAAGCCCTCGGAGAGATCGGAAATTTGGTCACTGTTAAAGGTGTAGAGGTCAAGCCCAATCGCCCCATCACAAG GAGTTTCTGTGCACAACTTCTTGCCAATGCGCAAAAAGAAGCAGCTGCTGAAAACAACAAG AAACAGGTATGTGCTAATGTGGGTGGACCTGCTCCTCACGGAGTTGCAGTTGCTACAAAGAGGGTTGCACCAAAGCCTGCTGCAAACAAGAATGTGACTACAAAACCAAAGCCTGCAGTGGTGGAAGTCATTGATATAAGCTCTGAAAAGGAGACACCAAAGGACAAGCCTGTGAACAAGAATAAAAAGGAGGCAGATGGCAACTCCAAGAAGAAATCACACACTCTCACTTCAGTCCTCACAGCCAGAAGCAAG gCAGCATGTGATCTTAGTAAGAAACCAAAGGAGCAGATTGTTGACATTGATGCATCTGATGTCAATGATGAGCTTGCTGCTGTTGAATACATTGAAGACATCTACAAGTTCTATAAGCTAGTTGAG AATGAGAGCCGTCCACATGATTACATGAACTCACAGCCAGAGATCAATGAAAAGATGAGAGCCATACTGGTTGATTGGCTCACAGATGTGCACACCAAGTTTGACCTCTCTACTGAGACACTTTATCTGACCATCAACATCATTGATAGATTCTTAGCAGTGAAGACTGTGCCAAGAAAGGAACTCCAATTGGTTGGGATCAGTGCCATGCTCATGGCATCCAAGTATGAAGAAATCTGGCCCCCGGAGGTGAATGACTTTGTGTGCCTCTCAGATAGAGCTTACACAAATGAACAGATTCTTGTCATGGAGAAAGTCATATTGGACAAGCTGGAATGGACTTTGACTGTGCCTACTCCATTTGTTTTCCTTGTTCGTTTCATCAAGGCTTCAGTTCCGGATGAACAG CTGGAGAGCATGGCACACTTTCTATCTGAGTTGGGAATGATGCATTATGCAACCTTAATGTACTGTCCATCAATGGTTGCAGCCTCAGCAGTTTTTGCAGCTAGATGCACACTTAACAAGACACCTCTTTGGAGTGACACACTTAAGCTACACACCGGTTACACACAAGAACAACTTAT GGATTGTGCTAAGCTACTAGTGAGTTTTCACTCGAATGTTGGGAATGGGAAGTTGAAGGTTTTGTACAGAAAATACTCAGATCCACAGAAAGGTGCTGTAGCTGTGCTTCCACCAGCTAAATATCTTCTCCGGGAAGCTTCTTCTGTCTCTTCTGGCTCTACACATTGA